In Janibacter cremeus, a genomic segment contains:
- a CDS encoding DUF2277 domain-containing protein has translation MCRNIRQLHNFEPPATSDEVRAAALQYVRKVSGSSKPSRANQAAFDEAVADVAAVTQHLLDHLVTSAEPKDRDVEAAKAKERARLRYGATG, from the coding sequence ATGTGCCGAAACATCCGCCAGCTGCACAACTTCGAGCCCCCGGCGACGAGCGACGAGGTGCGTGCCGCCGCACTGCAGTACGTGCGCAAGGTCAGCGGGTCGAGCAAGCCGAGTCGGGCCAACCAGGCTGCCTTCGACGAGGCGGTGGCGGACGTCGCTGCCGTCACGCAGCACCTGCTTGACCACCTGGTGACGAGCGCCGAGCCCAAGGACCGTGATGTCGAGGCCGCGAAGGCGAAGGAGCGGGCGCGGCTGCGCTACGGCGCGACCGGGTGA
- a CDS encoding DHA2 family efflux MFS transporter permease subunit, producing the protein MPTTAPEAHPVTTPAQTTLVLRVLTVATFVVILNETIMNNAIPRLMADFDVPATSAQWLTTAFMLTMAVVIPMTGWIMQRLAVRRTFALAMGLFAVGTTLAALAPTFEILVAARVVQASGTAVMIPLLMTTLMNLVPVSDRGRTMGNVSLVIAVAPAMGPAVSGLLLRLGSWRLIFLTVLPIALVALWVGLRHLPDVGEREHSTLDLLSVVLSVIGFGGMVYGLSGIGGGAPGEGGPAPEPVVDPLVAVGVAAVAIAAFAWRQRSLVRSGDPLMDLRTLRFRSFTGSFLTMCLAFAALISSLILLPIHLQDGLGLTTLEAGLLLIPGGLAMGLLGPTVGRLYDRLGARPLILPGSIGMTFSLALMALLVPTSGPWTILVLHVLLSLSLALLLTPLFTAGLGALPQHLYAHGSALLGSSQQVFGAAGTATSIAVLALVAGPDPTAADLARGAQGGFALLTGLAAISIVTCLTVSTPPVEDGATEPAPTEGAATH; encoded by the coding sequence ATGCCCACGACCGCGCCCGAGGCGCACCCCGTCACCACGCCTGCGCAGACGACCCTCGTGCTGCGGGTGCTGACGGTCGCGACCTTCGTCGTGATCCTCAACGAGACGATCATGAACAACGCGATCCCGCGACTGATGGCCGACTTCGACGTGCCGGCGACGTCGGCGCAGTGGCTGACCACCGCCTTCATGCTCACGATGGCCGTGGTCATCCCGATGACCGGCTGGATCATGCAGCGGCTGGCGGTCCGGCGCACCTTCGCCCTGGCGATGGGCCTGTTCGCCGTCGGCACGACGCTCGCCGCCCTCGCCCCGACCTTCGAGATCCTCGTGGCGGCCCGGGTGGTGCAGGCGAGCGGTACCGCGGTGATGATCCCGCTGCTGATGACCACGCTGATGAACCTCGTGCCCGTCTCCGACCGCGGACGCACGATGGGCAACGTCTCCCTGGTCATCGCGGTCGCACCGGCCATGGGCCCGGCCGTCTCCGGGCTGCTGCTGCGGCTGGGGTCGTGGCGGCTGATCTTCCTCACCGTCCTGCCGATCGCCCTGGTCGCCCTGTGGGTCGGTCTGCGGCACCTGCCGGACGTCGGCGAGCGCGAGCACAGCACTCTCGACCTGCTCAGCGTCGTGCTGTCCGTCATCGGCTTCGGCGGGATGGTCTACGGCCTCTCCGGCATCGGCGGCGGAGCACCGGGCGAAGGGGGCCCCGCCCCGGAGCCGGTCGTCGACCCGCTCGTGGCGGTCGGCGTCGCGGCGGTCGCGATCGCTGCCTTCGCCTGGCGCCAGCGATCCCTCGTGCGCTCGGGCGACCCGCTGATGGATCTGCGCACGCTGCGCTTCCGCAGCTTCACCGGGTCCTTCCTCACGATGTGTCTCGCCTTCGCCGCCCTGATCAGCTCGCTCATCCTGTTGCCGATCCACCTGCAGGACGGGTTGGGCCTGACCACGCTCGAGGCGGGTCTGCTGCTCATCCCCGGCGGGCTGGCCATGGGGCTGCTCGGCCCGACGGTCGGGCGCCTCTACGACCGTCTCGGCGCCCGACCGCTCATCCTGCCCGGCAGCATCGGGATGACCTTCTCGCTCGCGCTGATGGCGCTGCTCGTCCCGACCTCGGGTCCGTGGACGATCCTCGTCCTGCACGTGCTGCTGTCGCTGTCGCTCGCGCTGCTCCTCACTCCGCTCTTCACCGCCGGCCTCGGTGCGCTGCCGCAGCACCTCTACGCCCACGGGTCGGCGTTGCTCGGCTCCTCGCAGCAGGTCTTCGGCGCCGCCGGGACCGCGACGAGCATCGCCGTGCTGGCGCTGGTCGCCGGCCCGGATCCCACCGCCGCGGACCTGGCGCGAGGGGCCCAGGGCGGCTTCGCGCTGCTCACCGGCCTCGCCGCGATCAGTATCGTCACCTGCCTGACCGTCTCGACACCGCCCGTCGAGGACGGGGCCACCGAGCCAGCCCCGACGGAGGGCGCCGCGACGCACTGA